The following are encoded in a window of Nibricoccus aquaticus genomic DNA:
- a CDS encoding NADH:flavin oxidoreductase/NADH oxidase — MSHLFESLTIKSVTLRNRIGVSPMCMYSSEDGVATDWHLVHLGARAAGGAGLIIAEATAVSPEGRISPGDAGIWADKHVEPLQRINRFVKAHGAVAGIQIAHAGRKASAARPWEKGGHLADDAGGWPVVGPSAVAFGGELSKVPQALTAQEIKGVQADFVAAAKRSLAAGYELLEIHAAHGYLLHQFLSPLSNGRVDEYGGLFENRARFLLETTRAVRAVWPEKLPLIVRISCTDWVAVGWDIEESVELAKRLKTEGVDLIDCSTGGGAHGAKVPIGPAYQVKFAERIRREAGISTAAVGLITEAKQADEIVRTGQADLVLLGRESLRDPNWPLHAAKQLGHSEAVKPPVQYARAF, encoded by the coding sequence ATGTCGCATCTTTTTGAGTCGCTCACGATCAAGTCGGTCACGCTTCGCAATCGCATCGGGGTTTCGCCGATGTGCATGTACTCGTCGGAGGATGGCGTGGCGACGGACTGGCATCTGGTGCATCTGGGCGCGCGAGCGGCGGGCGGGGCGGGGTTGATCATTGCGGAGGCGACGGCGGTTTCGCCAGAAGGACGGATTTCTCCCGGCGATGCGGGGATCTGGGCGGACAAGCACGTGGAGCCGCTCCAGCGGATCAACCGGTTCGTGAAGGCGCACGGGGCGGTGGCGGGTATTCAGATTGCTCATGCCGGTCGGAAGGCGAGTGCAGCACGGCCTTGGGAGAAGGGCGGGCATCTCGCGGATGACGCGGGCGGGTGGCCGGTGGTGGGGCCGAGCGCGGTGGCGTTTGGCGGGGAGTTGAGCAAGGTGCCTCAGGCGTTGACGGCGCAGGAGATCAAGGGTGTGCAGGCGGACTTCGTGGCGGCGGCGAAACGGTCGCTGGCGGCGGGCTATGAGTTGCTGGAGATCCACGCGGCGCATGGCTATTTGCTGCATCAGTTTCTCTCGCCGCTTTCGAACGGGCGCGTGGATGAGTACGGCGGGCTCTTTGAAAATCGGGCGCGGTTTCTTTTGGAAACGACACGGGCGGTTCGTGCGGTGTGGCCGGAGAAATTGCCGTTGATCGTACGGATTTCGTGCACCGACTGGGTCGCGGTTGGATGGGATATTGAGGAGAGCGTGGAGCTGGCGAAACGCTTGAAGACGGAGGGTGTGGATTTGATCGATTGCTCGACGGGTGGCGGTGCGCATGGAGCGAAGGTTCCGATCGGGCCGGCATATCAGGTGAAATTTGCGGAGCGCATTCGACGCGAGGCGGGCATTTCGACGGCGGCTGTCGGTTTGATCACGGAAGCGAAGCAGGCGGATGAGATCGTGCGGACGGGGCAGGCGGATCTGGTGCTGCTGGGGCGGGAGTCGTTGCGTGATCCGAACTGGCCGTTGCATGCGGCGAAGCAACTCGGGCACTCGGAGGCGGTGAAGCCGCCGGTTCAATACGCGCGGGCGTTTTGA
- a CDS encoding response regulator: MSAPPTSTLLIIDDEPQIRRLLRVTLEGGGYRVRETDTATLGLQEIAHQTPDGVILDLGLPDLDGTEVIRRLRDWSRVPVLVLSVREGEDDKIAALDAGADDYLTKPFNGRELLARVRAILRRTQLTNEPAIARIGDIEIDRAARTIRRANAEIHLTAKEYALFALLVQHRGKVVTHRQILREVWGPNAEENTHYLRVVMTHLRQKLEATPNSPQHLKTESGIGYRLVE; encoded by the coding sequence ATGTCCGCTCCACCCACCAGCACGCTCCTGATCATCGACGACGAACCCCAAATCCGCCGTCTCCTCCGCGTCACGCTCGAAGGCGGCGGCTACCGTGTCCGCGAAACCGATACCGCCACCCTCGGCCTCCAGGAAATCGCCCACCAGACCCCCGACGGCGTCATCCTCGATCTCGGCCTTCCCGATCTCGACGGCACCGAAGTCATCCGCCGCCTCCGCGACTGGTCCCGCGTCCCCGTCCTCGTCCTCTCCGTCCGCGAAGGCGAAGACGATAAAATCGCCGCGCTCGATGCGGGAGCCGACGACTACCTCACCAAACCTTTCAACGGACGCGAACTCCTCGCCCGCGTCCGCGCCATCCTTCGCCGCACCCAGCTCACCAACGAGCCCGCGATAGCCCGCATCGGCGACATCGAGATCGACCGCGCCGCTCGCACCATCCGCCGCGCTAACGCCGAAATCCATCTCACCGCCAAAGAGTACGCCCTCTTCGCCCTCCTCGTGCAGCACCGCGGAAAAGTCGTCACCCACCGCCAGATCCTCCGCGAAGTCTGGGGCCCCAACGCCGAGGAAAACACGCACTACCTCCGCGTCGTGATGACTCATCTCCGTCAAAAACTGGAAGCCACGCCCAACTCTCCGCAGCACCTTAAAACCGAGTCTGGCATCGGCTATCGGCTCGTCGAATAA